One window of the Deinococcus depolymerans genome contains the following:
- a CDS encoding PLP-dependent aminotransferase family protein, whose amino-acid sequence MSASPVPLPFDLSTRLSRRAQGMNASAIREILKITQRPDVISFAGGLPAPELFPLDEVRAASNRVLDVYGPAALQYSTTEGHPPLREWIGAQAGIPAANVQIVTGSQQGLDLLGKVLIDEGDVVLVEAPTYLGALQSFRPYQPRYVQVPTDEGGIDVDALEEVLNTTRAKLLYAVPNFQNPTGRTLSAERRRRLVELTARFGVLLIEDDPYGQLRFTGEAAPSLYSLGLELHGDPDRNHVIYSSSFSKTLVPGLRDAWVQAAAPVINKLIQAKQGADLHTPTFNQMIISELVQDVLPRQIERVRQAYGERARLMLERIRADFPDGVQCTTPEGGMFLWLTLPGGVDTQALLPRAVERKVAYVPGSPFYALGGGENTMRLSYSNATPEQITQGMGALGDTLREALAER is encoded by the coding sequence ATGAGCGCTTCCCCTGTCCCGCTCCCCTTCGACCTGTCCACCCGGCTGTCGCGCCGCGCGCAGGGCATGAATGCCAGCGCCATCCGCGAGATCCTGAAGATCACGCAGCGGCCGGACGTGATCTCCTTCGCGGGTGGGCTGCCCGCGCCGGAACTGTTCCCGCTGGACGAGGTGCGCGCCGCGAGCAACCGCGTGCTGGACGTGTACGGCCCGGCGGCGCTGCAGTACTCGACGACCGAGGGGCACCCGCCGCTGCGCGAGTGGATCGGCGCGCAGGCCGGCATTCCGGCCGCCAACGTGCAGATCGTGACCGGCAGCCAGCAGGGCCTGGACCTGCTCGGCAAGGTCCTGATCGACGAGGGGGACGTGGTGCTGGTGGAGGCGCCCACCTACCTGGGCGCGCTGCAGTCGTTCCGGCCGTACCAGCCGCGCTACGTGCAGGTGCCCACCGACGAGGGCGGCATCGACGTGGACGCGCTGGAGGAGGTGCTGAACACCACCCGCGCGAAACTGCTGTACGCCGTGCCGAACTTCCAGAATCCCACCGGGCGCACCCTGAGCGCCGAGCGTCGCCGCCGCCTGGTGGAACTCACGGCGCGCTTCGGCGTCCTGCTGATCGAGGACGACCCGTACGGGCAGCTGCGCTTCACGGGTGAGGCCGCGCCCAGCCTGTACAGCCTGGGCCTGGAACTGCACGGCGACCCGGACCGCAACCACGTCATCTACTCCAGTTCGTTCAGCAAGACGCTGGTGCCGGGCCTGCGGGACGCCTGGGTGCAGGCGGCCGCGCCGGTCATCAATAAACTGATCCAGGCGAAGCAGGGCGCGGACCTGCACACCCCCACCTTCAACCAGATGATCATCTCGGAACTCGTGCAGGACGTCCTGCCACGTCAGATCGAACGGGTGCGGCAGGCGTACGGCGAGCGCGCCCGCCTGATGCTGGAACGCATCCGCGCGGACTTCCCGGACGGCGTGCAGTGCACGACCCCCGAGGGCGGCATGTTCCTGTGGCTGACCCTTCCGGGAGGCGTGGACACGCAGGCGCTGCTGCCCCGCGCGGTCGAGCGCAAGGTCGCGTACGTGCCGGGCAGTCCCTTCTACGCGCTGGGCGGCGGCGAGAACACCATGCGGCTGAGTTACAGCAACGCCACGCCGGAGCAGATCACGCAGGGCATGGGCGCGCTGGGTGACACGCTGCGCGAGGCGCTGGCGGAACGCTGA
- a CDS encoding response regulator transcription factor gives MRLLLVEDDARIAQPTLGALREAGYAVTWAQTGPEGLEAAALGEFPLVVLDVMLPGMDGFQVARELREQGVDSAVLFLTARGELDDRVQGLDLGGDAYLVKPFAVPELLATLRALSRRERGAGAPRVAFAAGRGTLDSVARTVTWDAQEVAVTGREYALLEALALSPERWFTREDLIDRVWGPEFGGEARIVDVYVRYLRRKLAPEAISSERGRGYRVER, from the coding sequence ATGAGACTGCTGCTCGTGGAGGACGACGCCCGCATCGCGCAGCCAACCCTGGGGGCGCTGCGCGAGGCCGGGTACGCCGTCACGTGGGCGCAGACCGGCCCGGAAGGACTGGAGGCCGCCGCGCTGGGCGAGTTCCCGCTGGTGGTGCTGGACGTCATGCTGCCCGGCATGGACGGCTTTCAGGTGGCGCGCGAACTGCGCGAACAGGGCGTGGATTCGGCCGTGCTGTTCCTGACGGCACGCGGGGAACTGGATGACCGGGTGCAGGGCCTGGACCTGGGCGGCGACGCGTACCTCGTCAAGCCGTTCGCGGTGCCCGAACTGCTGGCGACGCTGCGGGCCCTGTCGCGCCGCGAGCGGGGGGCGGGCGCACCCCGCGTGGCGTTCGCGGCGGGGCGCGGCACGCTGGACAGCGTGGCCCGCACGGTCACCTGGGACGCGCAGGAGGTCGCCGTGACGGGCCGCGAGTACGCGCTGCTCGAAGCGCTGGCCCTGTCGCCCGAACGGTGGTTCACGCGCGAGGACCTGATCGACCGCGTGTGGGGCCCGGAATTCGGCGGCGAGGCGCGGATCGTGGACGTGTACGTGCGCTACCTGCGGCGCAAACTGGCCCCCGAGGCGATCAGTTCCGAGCGCGGACGCGGATACCGCGTGGAACGCTGA
- a CDS encoding NTP transferase domain-containing protein → MTQTDATPWSAVVLGGGDPGDPFAAAHGVKVKPLIPVAGEPMALHVLRALRGSGRVGRVAYVGPTTPALDLLIDGRVTDHGTLLSNLEAGVDALRAAGLRPGERVLVVTADVPMLRAEEVRSVLDAAPPGAGLVYPVVRREVCEAAYPGVKRTYARLRDGTFTGGNLFLLDPALIGQFLPRLREVLAARKAPLKLAGLIGPGVLLRLVTGRLSVAALEAKVSALLGVPARALITPHAAVGTDVDKDADLTLAEAQLTGRPVAAPPGH, encoded by the coding sequence ATGACACAAACGGATGCAACGCCCTGGAGCGCCGTGGTGCTGGGCGGCGGTGACCCCGGCGATCCGTTCGCAGCGGCGCACGGCGTGAAGGTCAAACCCCTGATTCCCGTGGCGGGCGAGCCGATGGCGCTGCACGTGCTGCGCGCCCTGCGCGGCAGCGGCCGGGTGGGCCGGGTGGCCTACGTCGGCCCGACCACCCCCGCCCTGGACCTGCTGATCGACGGGCGCGTCACGGACCACGGCACGCTGCTCAGCAACCTGGAGGCCGGCGTGGACGCCCTGCGCGCCGCCGGTCTGCGCCCGGGCGAGCGGGTGCTGGTCGTCACGGCGGACGTGCCCATGCTGCGGGCCGAGGAGGTCCGCAGCGTGCTGGACGCCGCGCCGCCCGGGGCGGGCCTGGTGTACCCGGTGGTGCGGCGCGAGGTGTGCGAGGCCGCGTATCCCGGCGTGAAACGCACCTACGCGCGACTGCGTGACGGGACCTTCACGGGCGGGAACCTGTTCCTGCTGGACCCGGCCCTGATCGGGCAGTTCCTGCCGAGGCTCCGCGAGGTCCTCGCGGCGCGCAAGGCCCCGCTGAAACTGGCGGGCCTGATCGGTCCCGGCGTGCTGCTGCGACTGGTGACGGGCCGCCTGAGCGTGGCGGCGCTGGAGGCGAAGGTCTCGGCGCTGCTGGGCGTGCCGGCGCGGGCGCTGATCACCCCGCACGCGGCGGTGGGAACCGACGTGGACAAGGACGCGGACCTCACGCTGGCCGAGGCGCAGCTGACCGGGCGCCCGGTCGCGGCCCCGCCCGGACACTGA
- a CDS encoding magnesium transporter CorA family protein, translating to MLTYYRSIGGKLTSTDGYTDGCWINAAEPTAEELARVARETGLDLDYLSYPLDPDERSRFEREDGQLLIIMQTSYRLPEESDIPYDTVPLGILHTDHCIVTVCALPENPVIKDVLGGLVRRVSTSKKNRLTLQLFLRNAQRFLIDVRQINKRVDAIEDKLENSQQNRELLNLLKLEKSLVYFLTGLKANEAMMERVKRDRIFEMYEEDSDLLDDVLIENLQAIEMASIASNILTSMAGAFASVISNNVNQVVKVLTVTTILVAIPTLVTSIFGMNVPVPFHDSPEGIWIVLGLAVALAVAVAGVFYRLRVL from the coding sequence ATGCTGACCTACTACCGCAGCATCGGCGGGAAGCTCACCAGCACTGACGGGTACACCGACGGCTGCTGGATCAACGCCGCCGAACCGACCGCCGAGGAACTCGCCCGCGTCGCCCGCGAGACCGGCCTGGACCTCGACTACCTGTCCTACCCGCTCGACCCGGACGAACGCTCCCGGTTCGAACGCGAAGACGGGCAACTGCTGATCATCATGCAGACCAGTTACCGCCTGCCGGAAGAGAGCGACATTCCCTACGACACCGTTCCGCTGGGCATCCTGCACACCGACCACTGCATCGTGACCGTGTGCGCCCTGCCGGAGAACCCGGTCATCAAGGACGTGCTCGGCGGGCTGGTGCGGCGCGTCAGCACCAGCAAGAAAAACCGCCTGACCCTGCAGCTGTTCCTGCGCAACGCCCAGCGCTTCCTGATCGACGTGCGGCAGATCAACAAGCGCGTCGACGCCATCGAGGACAAGCTGGAGAACAGCCAGCAGAACCGCGAACTGCTGAACCTGCTGAAACTCGAAAAGAGCCTCGTGTACTTCCTGACCGGCCTGAAGGCCAACGAGGCCATGATGGAGCGCGTCAAACGCGACCGGATCTTCGAGATGTACGAGGAAGACAGCGACCTGCTCGACGACGTCCTGATCGAGAACCTTCAGGCCATCGAGATGGCGTCCATCGCCAGCAACATCCTGACCAGCATGGCCGGCGCCTTCGCCAGCGTGATCAGCAACAACGTCAACCAGGTCGTGAAGGTCCTGACCGTCACCACCATCCTGGTCGCCATTCCCACCCTGGTCACCAGCATCTTCGGCATGAACGTGCCCGTCCCGTTCCACGACAGTCCGGAAGGCATCTGGATCGTGCTGGGCCTCGCCGTGGCCCTCGCGGTCGCCGTGGCCGGCGTGTTCTACCGCCTGCGCGTGCTGTGA
- a CDS encoding HAMP domain-containing sensor histidine kinase produces MPLTLRARLALWAALATGLAVVLVAAGLFVSVNGFLRQAQEQRLLSVVGAVQGRVEALLRPAEDADLLGALLGVATVSQSDLERLADAVDRRGVELRLVAVQRGELTSVGTRSFPGGVPLTLRPGPGGYLSADRAHLILVRPLRGDALLQVAVDARSLSEARQAFTQALTWLLPLALLLSLLVGWVVAGRLLRPVRTLENAARAVGEGGDLRRPLPGAGHGDELARLALTLQQSFARLADAREREQGFLRAAAHDLRSPLAALTARVEGTLARDRDAARYRADLQEIGTDITRLSTLANHLLLLARDPGAVQRAPVPLRDLAADAVDRARELDPLADVDLAASGPVTVPGDRVLLGQAIWNLTTNAVRHAPQATVTVTVQATPGGATVTVRDDGPGVDAATLARLGEAFYRPDASRAADASGVGGHGLGLALARHVAQLHGGTLELRSAPRQGFTATLHLPG; encoded by the coding sequence GTGCCGCTGACCCTGCGGGCGCGGCTGGCGCTGTGGGCCGCGCTGGCGACCGGACTGGCCGTGGTGCTCGTCGCGGCCGGGCTGTTCGTGTCCGTGAACGGCTTCCTGCGCCAGGCGCAGGAGCAGCGGCTGCTGAGCGTGGTCGGGGCCGTGCAGGGCCGCGTGGAGGCGCTGCTGAGACCCGCTGAGGACGCCGACCTGCTGGGCGCGCTGCTGGGCGTGGCGACCGTGTCGCAGTCGGACCTGGAACGCCTGGCGGACGCCGTGGACCGCCGGGGCGTGGAACTGCGGCTGGTGGCCGTTCAGCGGGGCGAACTGACGTCGGTGGGCACCCGCTCCTTTCCCGGCGGGGTGCCGCTGACCCTGCGGCCCGGCCCGGGCGGGTACCTGAGCGCGGACCGCGCCCACCTGATCCTGGTGCGGCCCCTGCGGGGCGACGCGCTGCTGCAGGTGGCCGTGGACGCCCGGTCCCTGTCGGAGGCCCGGCAGGCATTCACGCAGGCGCTGACGTGGCTGCTGCCCCTGGCACTGCTGCTGTCCCTGCTGGTCGGGTGGGTGGTGGCCGGACGGCTGCTGCGGCCCGTGCGGACCCTGGAGAACGCCGCGCGGGCCGTGGGCGAGGGCGGGGACCTGCGCCGCCCCCTGCCCGGCGCGGGCCACGGGGACGAACTGGCGCGGCTGGCACTGACCCTGCAGCAGAGCTTCGCGCGGCTGGCAGACGCCCGCGAGCGCGAGCAGGGGTTCCTGCGGGCCGCCGCGCACGACCTGCGCTCCCCGCTGGCCGCGCTGACCGCGCGGGTGGAAGGCACCCTGGCCCGCGACCGCGACGCCGCGCGCTACCGCGCGGACCTGCAGGAGATCGGGACGGACATCACGCGGCTGTCCACCCTGGCCAACCACCTGCTGCTGCTGGCCCGCGACCCGGGCGCCGTGCAGCGCGCGCCGGTCCCGCTGCGGGACCTCGCGGCGGACGCCGTGGACCGCGCCCGGGAACTGGACCCCCTGGCCGACGTGGACCTCGCCGCGAGCGGGCCGGTCACGGTGCCGGGCGACCGGGTGCTGCTGGGGCAGGCCATCTGGAACCTGACCACCAACGCCGTGCGGCACGCCCCGCAGGCGACCGTGACCGTGACCGTGCAGGCCACCCCGGGCGGCGCGACCGTCACCGTGCGCGACGACGGCCCCGGCGTGGACGCCGCCACCCTGGCCCGCCTGGGCGAGGCCTTCTACCGCCCGGACGCCAGCCGCGCCGCCGACGCTTCGGGGGTGGGTGGGCACGGCCTGGGGCTGGCGCTGGCACGGCACGTGGCGCAGCTGCACGGCGGCACGCTGGAACTGCGCAGCGCCCCGCGGCAGGGCTTCACCGCCACGCTGCACCTGCCGGGCTGA
- a CDS encoding DoxX family protein, producing the protein MSVTRFIGRALLASIFIKSGLDHLQNPDPIVRAARGAEVPEPELAVKVNSGVMVGAGALMALGLAPRAASVALAASLIPTTVIGHPFWDKDGKDRAQQQTQFLKNLALFGALLYVSKE; encoded by the coding sequence ATGAGCGTGACGAGATTCATCGGGCGGGCGCTGCTCGCGAGCATCTTCATCAAGAGCGGCCTCGATCACCTGCAGAACCCGGACCCCATCGTGCGGGCCGCGCGGGGTGCGGAAGTGCCGGAACCGGAACTGGCGGTCAAGGTGAACAGCGGCGTCATGGTCGGGGCGGGGGCGCTGATGGCGCTGGGCCTCGCGCCGCGCGCGGCCAGCGTGGCCCTGGCCGCCAGCCTGATCCCCACCACCGTCATCGGCCATCCCTTCTGGGACAAGGACGGCAAGGACCGCGCGCAGCAGCAGACGCAGTTCCTGAAGAACCTCGCGCTGTTCGGGGCGCTGCTGTACGTCAGTAAGGAGTAG
- the rpmA gene encoding 50S ribosomal protein L27, translated as MAHKKGVGSSKNGRDSQPKYLGVKKFGGEQVLAGNILVRQRGTKFKAGPNVGMGRDHTLFALEHGKVVFTNRGAKGRFISIEVPTELAAD; from the coding sequence ATGGCACACAAGAAAGGCGTAGGTTCGTCCAAGAACGGACGTGACAGCCAGCCCAAGTACCTGGGCGTGAAGAAGTTCGGCGGCGAGCAGGTGCTGGCCGGGAACATCCTGGTCCGCCAGCGCGGCACCAAGTTCAAGGCCGGCCCGAACGTGGGCATGGGCCGCGACCACACCCTGTTCGCACTCGAGCACGGCAAGGTCGTGTTCACGAACCGTGGCGCCAAGGGCCGCTTCATCAGCATCGAAGTGCCGACCGAACTCGCCGCTGACTGA
- the murI gene encoding glutamate racemase → MSDAPLGVFDSGVGGLSILADLRRALPGEDLLYLADTAHVPYGARPDHEIRDLTDRAVSALHARGVKGVVVACNTASAFSLGHLRSRFDLPIIGLVPAVKPAVLSTRSGVVGVLATPGTLRGTLLADVIREFADPAGVQVLKAVSTELVPLVEAGQADSARAREVLREVLTPLAEAGADELVLGCTHYPFLAGSIRAEFGDTFTLLDSGPAVARHTRRVLAGCGALSGRESGGQERFVVTGDAARAAPVMAALLAAGGMAAGGMAAGGIGAGGYTDGQSNRAAPPLPRIESIQT, encoded by the coding sequence ATGAGTGACGCACCGCTTGGCGTGTTCGACAGTGGCGTGGGGGGCCTGAGTATCCTGGCGGACCTGCGCCGCGCCCTGCCGGGCGAGGACCTGCTGTACCTGGCCGACACGGCGCACGTGCCGTACGGGGCGCGCCCTGACCATGAGATCCGGGACCTGACGGACCGGGCGGTCTCGGCGCTGCACGCGCGGGGCGTCAAGGGCGTGGTGGTGGCGTGCAACACGGCGTCGGCATTCAGTCTGGGGCACCTGCGGTCGCGTTTCGACCTGCCGATCATCGGGCTGGTCCCGGCCGTGAAACCGGCGGTGCTCTCGACCCGTTCGGGCGTGGTGGGCGTGCTGGCCACGCCGGGCACCCTGCGCGGGACGCTGCTGGCCGACGTGATCCGGGAGTTCGCGGACCCGGCGGGCGTGCAGGTCCTGAAGGCCGTGAGTACCGAGCTGGTGCCGCTGGTCGAGGCGGGGCAGGCGGACTCGGCGCGGGCGCGTGAGGTGCTGCGCGAGGTCCTGACGCCGCTGGCCGAGGCGGGCGCCGATGAGCTGGTGCTGGGCTGCACGCACTACCCGTTCCTGGCGGGCAGTATCCGCGCGGAGTTCGGGGACACGTTCACGCTGCTGGACAGCGGGCCGGCCGTCGCGCGGCACACGCGGCGCGTCCTGGCCGGGTGCGGGGCGCTGTCCGGGCGGGAGTCGGGAGGCCAGGAGCGTTTCGTGGTGACGGGGGACGCCGCGCGGGCGGCGCCGGTCATGGCGGCGCTGCTGGCGGCCGGTGGAATGGCGGCGGGTGGAATGGCGGCCGGGGGGATCGGCGCGGGCGGGTATACTGACGGTCAATCCAACCGGGCGGCCCCGCCGCTGCCCAGAATTGAGTCCATCCAGACATGA
- the fba gene encoding class II fructose-1,6-bisphosphate aldolase, whose translation MLVTGNDILVPARAGKYGVGSFNTNNMEITQAIIHTAERLRSPVMVQMSEGAIKYGGQDLANIVIDLARRATVPVALHLDHGSSYESALKAIKMGFTSVMIDASHHDFEGNVKETRRVVEAAHAMGISVESELGRLGGIEEHIVVDEKDAFLTDPEEAVQFIEQTGTDYLAIAIGTSHGAFKGKGRPYIDHARIEKIAGLTGIPLVAHGSSGVPQEIVERFRKAGGEIGDAAGIADEDLQRATGFGIAKVNVDTDLRLASTVGIREALMANPKEFDPRKIFGPARDVMSQVIEHKMRVLGSVGKA comes from the coding sequence ATGCTCGTCACCGGTAATGACATTCTGGTTCCCGCCCGCGCCGGCAAGTACGGCGTCGGCTCGTTCAACACCAACAACATGGAGATCACCCAGGCGATCATCCACACCGCCGAGCGGCTGCGCAGCCCCGTCATGGTGCAGATGAGCGAGGGCGCCATCAAGTACGGCGGCCAGGACCTCGCCAACATCGTCATCGATCTGGCCAGGCGTGCCACCGTGCCCGTCGCGCTGCACCTCGACCACGGCAGCTCCTACGAGTCGGCCCTGAAGGCCATCAAGATGGGCTTCACGAGCGTCATGATCGACGCCTCGCACCACGACTTCGAAGGCAACGTCAAGGAAACCAGACGCGTCGTGGAGGCCGCGCACGCCATGGGCATCAGCGTGGAAAGCGAACTCGGCCGTCTGGGCGGCATCGAGGAACACATCGTCGTGGACGAGAAGGACGCCTTCCTGACCGATCCCGAGGAAGCCGTGCAGTTCATCGAGCAGACCGGCACCGACTACCTCGCCATCGCCATCGGCACCAGCCACGGCGCCTTCAAGGGCAAGGGCCGCCCCTACATCGACCACGCCCGCATCGAGAAGATCGCCGGCCTGACCGGCATCCCCCTCGTCGCGCACGGCAGCAGCGGCGTGCCGCAGGAGATCGTGGAACGCTTCCGCAAGGCGGGCGGCGAGATCGGCGACGCCGCCGGCATCGCCGACGAGGACCTGCAGCGCGCCACGGGCTTCGGCATCGCCAAGGTGAACGTGGACACCGACCTGCGTCTGGCCAGCACCGTCGGCATCCGCGAGGCCCTGATGGCCAACCCCAAGGAATTCGACCCCCGCAAGATCTTCGGACCGGCCCGCGACGTCATGAGCCAGGTCATCGAGCACAAGATGCGCGTGCTGGGCAGCGTCGGCAAGGCCTGA
- the rplU gene encoding 50S ribosomal protein L21 has product MFAIIQTGGKQYRVQEGDVIRVESLKGEAGDKLDLAPLFVGGDKALFGDAVAKFVVNAEVVEHGRGEKIYIRKYKSGVQYRRRTGHRQDYTAIKILGIKG; this is encoded by the coding sequence ATGTTTGCAATCATTCAGACCGGCGGGAAGCAGTACCGCGTTCAGGAAGGCGACGTGATCCGCGTCGAGAGCCTGAAAGGCGAAGCGGGCGACAAGCTCGACCTGGCCCCTCTCTTCGTGGGCGGCGACAAGGCCCTGTTCGGCGACGCCGTTGCCAAGTTCGTCGTGAACGCCGAAGTGGTCGAGCACGGCCGCGGCGAGAAGATCTACATCCGTAAGTACAAGAGCGGCGTGCAGTACCGCCGCCGCACTGGCCACCGCCAGGACTACACGGCCATCAAGATTCTGGGCATCAAGGGCTAA
- the rph gene encoding ribonuclease PH: protein MSTASKSSGKVPPLPVREGRTLLEPRPLSVKRGVNPHAPGSAHLIMGRTEIMATVSIQDKPAPHMRGSKEGWLTAEYSMLPRATTDRQARERNLQDGRRYEIQRLLGRALRASMDLRPFRNQTLYVDCDVLVADGGTRVASILAGHAALHDFCDRLIQKGQLTDWPIAHNVGAISVGLLGDEVRVDLDYAEDRVARADLNVVATDTGLIIEVQGGAEEGALTQEEYVRLLSTGAFAVQGVMADLTRQLSVIQGM, encoded by the coding sequence ATGAGTACTGCATCCAAGAGTTCCGGCAAAGTCCCGCCCCTCCCGGTCCGTGAGGGCCGCACCCTTCTCGAACCGCGCCCGCTGAGCGTCAAGCGTGGCGTGAACCCGCACGCGCCGGGCAGCGCGCACCTGATCATGGGCCGCACCGAGATCATGGCGACCGTCAGCATTCAGGACAAGCCCGCGCCGCACATGCGGGGCAGCAAGGAAGGCTGGCTGACCGCCGAGTACTCCATGCTGCCGCGCGCCACGACCGACCGGCAGGCACGCGAACGGAACCTGCAGGACGGCCGCCGCTACGAGATCCAGCGGCTGCTGGGGCGGGCGCTGCGGGCCAGCATGGACCTGCGGCCCTTCCGGAACCAGACGCTGTACGTGGACTGCGACGTGCTGGTCGCGGACGGCGGCACGCGCGTGGCGAGCATCCTGGCGGGGCACGCGGCGCTGCATGACTTCTGCGACCGCCTGATCCAGAAGGGGCAGCTGACCGACTGGCCCATCGCGCACAACGTGGGCGCGATCAGCGTGGGCCTGCTGGGCGACGAGGTCCGCGTGGACCTGGATTACGCCGAGGACCGCGTGGCCCGCGCGGACCTGAACGTGGTCGCCACCGACACGGGGCTGATCATCGAGGTGCAGGGCGGCGCCGAGGAGGGCGCCCTGACGCAGGAGGAGTACGTGCGGCTGCTGTCCACCGGGGCGTTCGCGGTGCAGGGCGTCATGGCGGACCTGACCCGGCAGCTGTCGGTCATTCAGGGCATGTGA
- a CDS encoding ferredoxin, whose product MPHVIVSPCIGVKDQACTEVCPVECIYDGGDQFLIHPDECIDCGACVPACPVSAIFPEEDVPGGEEDFIVKNRAHFGL is encoded by the coding sequence ATGCCTCACGTGATCGTTAGCCCCTGCATTGGCGTCAAGGACCAGGCCTGCACCGAAGTCTGCCCGGTGGAATGTATCTACGACGGTGGCGACCAGTTCCTGATCCACCCCGACGAGTGCATCGACTGCGGCGCGTGCGTGCCCGCCTGCCCCGTCAGCGCCATCTTCCCCGAGGAGGACGTCCCGGGCGGCGAGGAAGACTTCATCGTCAAGAACCGCGCCCACTTCGGCCTGTAA
- a CDS encoding DUF1232 domain-containing protein, with protein MIARIRSGWRDSLALLFALGDRRTPAGARLMAALALAYALLPLDLLPDLTPVLGLADDVLIVPTLLALAARTLPGPVLTEARTRSLRVQRRLPWLIPTGIAALLLLMALGGWLLWRAVSG; from the coding sequence GTGATTGCACGTATCCGCTCGGGCTGGCGCGACTCGCTGGCCCTGCTGTTCGCCCTCGGGGACCGCCGCACGCCCGCCGGGGCCAGACTCATGGCGGCCCTGGCCCTCGCCTACGCCCTGCTGCCGCTGGACCTGCTCCCGGACCTGACGCCGGTGCTGGGTCTGGCAGACGACGTCCTGATCGTCCCGACCCTGCTGGCCCTGGCCGCCCGCACCCTGCCCGGACCCGTGCTGACCGAGGCGCGCACCCGCAGTCTGCGCGTGCAGCGCCGCCTGCCCTGGCTGATCCCCACCGGAATCGCCGCCCTGCTGCTGCTCATGGCCCTCGGCGGCTGGCTGCTGTGGCGGGCCGTGAGCGGCTAA